Proteins encoded within one genomic window of Flavobacterium oreochromis:
- the cobM gene encoding precorrin-4 C(11)-methyltransferase: MNKTAIIASTDKGVELGLIIQKEFQKSIVVSTRSHSKVTQIESIHSFLENNFSKFDSFVFIGALGICVRSIAPYIENKTKDPAVINIDDAGTFVQAVLSGHLGGANALTQNLSKVIGAQAVITTSSDTQNIWALDTLPATYNWKSKSSIEMNKIISLFVNNKPTALLLDIKDKGCTFLERNKPDFVTIHYRYNDIDFSKYELLIAVTYKVYEAPIPALYYYAPVITMGMGCSRGIEYDLLENSFRNQLQEQHIAVEAIKSLGSLDVKHDEEAFITLATTLKIPFITFTAEELNSKNAINPSEVVMSKLGVYSVSEAAAMLLAQNNEVILEKKKIHLSSGKKHTIALSLDAKAQRKAEIIIVGAGPGAADLISVKGKELLEDADLILYAGSLIPIELTHYAKPSAIVRNSASMTLEEQIEIMCEHYEKGNLIVRLQSGDPSIYGAIQEQMTIFDEKGMEYSIVPGISSFQAAAAYLKSEFTIPEVVQSIILTRGEGKTPLPENEKLNEMAKHRATMCIFLSATIAKSVQEQLLEHYPEDTPVAVLYRVTWQDERVFVGKLTELAQIIRDNKLTLTTLVIVGAAIGARKNRSYLYSPEWKHIFRTGKEVKINNN, encoded by the coding sequence ATGAATAAAACAGCCATCATAGCAAGTACAGATAAAGGTGTAGAACTTGGATTAATCATTCAAAAAGAATTTCAAAAATCAATAGTAGTTTCTACTAGATCTCATAGCAAGGTTACTCAAATAGAATCTATCCATTCTTTTTTAGAAAACAATTTTTCAAAATTTGATTCTTTTGTTTTTATTGGTGCATTAGGAATTTGTGTAAGAAGTATTGCACCTTATATTGAAAATAAAACAAAAGACCCCGCTGTAATAAATATTGATGATGCAGGTACTTTTGTTCAAGCTGTATTATCAGGACATTTAGGAGGTGCAAATGCTTTAACCCAAAATCTTTCTAAAGTTATAGGGGCACAAGCAGTTATTACCACCTCAAGTGATACACAAAATATTTGGGCATTAGACACTTTACCTGCAACTTATAATTGGAAAAGTAAAAGTAGTATCGAAATGAATAAAATCATTTCCTTATTTGTGAATAATAAACCTACCGCCTTATTATTAGATATAAAAGATAAAGGATGTACATTCTTAGAAAGGAATAAACCTGATTTTGTAACTATACATTATCGATATAACGATATTGATTTTTCTAAATATGAATTATTAATTGCAGTAACCTATAAGGTATATGAAGCACCCATACCAGCCTTATACTATTATGCGCCCGTAATAACTATGGGAATGGGTTGTTCACGTGGTATTGAATACGATTTGTTAGAAAATTCATTTAGAAATCAATTGCAAGAACAACATATAGCAGTTGAAGCTATAAAATCGTTAGGTTCTTTGGATGTAAAACACGACGAAGAGGCTTTTATAACTTTGGCTACTACTTTAAAAATTCCATTTATCACTTTTACGGCAGAAGAATTGAACTCAAAAAATGCCATAAATCCATCGGAAGTAGTAATGAGTAAATTAGGAGTTTATAGTGTTTCCGAAGCAGCAGCGATGCTATTAGCACAAAACAATGAAGTAATTTTAGAAAAGAAAAAAATACATTTATCATCAGGTAAAAAACACACCATTGCTTTATCATTAGATGCCAAAGCACAGCGCAAAGCTGAAATTATCATTGTAGGGGCAGGTCCAGGAGCAGCCGATTTAATTTCTGTAAAAGGAAAAGAATTATTAGAAGATGCCGATTTAATTTTATATGCAGGGAGTCTTATTCCTATAGAATTAACACATTATGCTAAACCAAGTGCAATTGTACGTAATTCGGCAAGTATGACTTTGGAAGAACAAATTGAAATAATGTGTGAGCATTATGAAAAAGGAAACTTAATTGTTCGTTTACAATCAGGAGATCCTTCTATATATGGAGCAATTCAAGAACAGATGACAATTTTTGATGAAAAAGGAATGGAATATTCTATTGTTCCTGGAATTTCCTCTTTTCAAGCAGCAGCAGCCTATTTAAAATCAGAATTTACCATTCCAGAAGTAGTACAAAGTATTATCCTTACCAGAGGAGAAGGAAAAACACCACTTCCTGAAAATGAAAAATTAAACGAAATGGCAAAACATCGAGCAACGATGTGCATCTTTTTGAGTGCTACAATTGCTAAATCAGTTCAAGAACAATTATTAGAACATTATCCCGAAGATACACCTGTAGCGGTTTTATACCGAGTTACTTGGCAGGACGAAAGAGTATTTGTGGGCAAACTCACAGAATTAGCTCAAATTATTCGTGATAACAAACTAACATTAACCACTTTAGTAATTGTAGGAGCGGCCATTGGAGCAAGAAAAAATCGTTCGTATTTATATAGTCCAGAATGGAAACATATTTTTAGAACTGGAAAAGAAGTGAAAATAAATAATAATTGA
- the cbiT gene encoding precorrin-6Y C5,15-methyltransferase (decarboxylating) subunit CbiT, whose translation MVSTSVHGRSWKELDIALLQQTNLIGVLTDATKTPSAIAQRMLDYNFDNYTMIVGEALEGENEKISSLSLKAASLQTFDALNCLLLLKKTEKKKQFGIKDAAFIGLENRPNMITKMPIRLISLSQLDLPNRKTFWDVGFCTGSVSIEAKTQFPHLDIFAFEIREECSSIFDENTKKHSTPGINKLIGDFFEIDLNTVTAPDTVFIGGHGNRLEELILLIDQYLVAGGRIVMNTVKNESKEAFIKCSNKINYQLLESIEITLDKHNPITILTAEKRKNE comes from the coding sequence ATGGTAAGTACTTCGGTTCACGGACGTTCTTGGAAAGAATTAGACATAGCACTTTTACAGCAAACTAATTTGATAGGAGTGTTAACAGATGCCACAAAAACACCTAGTGCCATAGCACAAAGAATGCTTGACTATAATTTTGATAATTATACAATGATTGTAGGAGAAGCTTTAGAAGGTGAAAATGAAAAAATATCTTCTTTGAGTTTAAAAGCTGCCTCCCTACAAACATTTGATGCACTCAATTGTTTGTTGTTACTAAAAAAAACTGAAAAGAAAAAACAGTTTGGTATCAAAGATGCAGCCTTTATAGGCTTAGAAAATCGTCCAAATATGATTACTAAAATGCCTATACGATTAATAAGCCTTTCGCAATTAGATTTGCCTAATCGAAAGACTTTTTGGGATGTAGGCTTTTGTACAGGATCAGTTTCTATCGAAGCAAAAACACAATTTCCACATTTAGATATTTTTGCTTTTGAAATACGAGAAGAGTGCAGCTCCATTTTTGATGAAAACACAAAAAAACATTCCACACCAGGAATCAATAAATTAATAGGTGATTTTTTTGAAATAGATTTAAACACAGTTACCGCTCCTGATACCGTTTTTATTGGTGGACACGGCAACCGATTAGAAGAACTTATCTTGTTAATCGATCAATATCTAGTAGCAGGCGGAAGAATCGTAATGAATACAGTAAAAAATGAAAGTAAGGAAGCTTTTATTAAGTGTAGTAACAAAATAAACTATCAGTTACTTGAATCTATAGAAATTACCTTAGATAAACATAATCCAATTACCATATTAACAGCAGAAAAAAGAAAAAATGAATAA
- the bluB gene encoding 5,6-dimethylbenzimidazole synthase, whose product MEKGKLFSKQEAALLEEIIVNRRDVRGTRFLNKAIENDLLDKLLFSALHAPSVGFSQPWEFVIIKNTSIKEQIKQSFEEENHKALDYFKDEKQEEYIKLKLEGILEAPINIAVFYKPAEKPVLGQTSMPEMGLYSVVCAVQNMWLTARSLNIGLGWVSILNEEKVKHILTVPNENKLVAYLCVGYVDKFYTQPELETLKWEKRKEKNSVVRTID is encoded by the coding sequence ATGGAAAAAGGGAAGTTGTTTAGTAAACAAGAGGCTGCTCTTTTAGAAGAAATCATTGTAAACAGAAGAGATGTTCGGGGTACTCGATTTTTAAATAAGGCTATTGAAAATGATTTACTAGATAAATTATTATTTTCCGCATTACACGCACCATCGGTAGGATTTTCTCAACCGTGGGAGTTTGTAATTATAAAAAATACAAGCATTAAAGAACAAATAAAACAAAGTTTTGAAGAAGAAAATCATAAGGCTTTAGATTATTTTAAAGATGAAAAACAAGAAGAATATATTAAACTAAAATTAGAAGGAATTTTAGAAGCACCTATAAATATAGCAGTATTCTATAAACCAGCCGAAAAACCAGTACTTGGTCAAACGAGTATGCCTGAAATGGGTTTATATAGTGTGGTTTGTGCCGTTCAAAATATGTGGCTTACCGCTCGTTCTTTAAATATAGGACTGGGATGGGTAAGTATTTTAAATGAAGAAAAAGTGAAACATATTTTAACTGTACCTAACGAAAATAAGTTGGTAGCTTATTTATGTGTAGGATACGTTGATAAGTTTTATACACAACCTGAATTAGAAACCCTTAAATGGGAAAAGAGAAAAGAAAAAAACAGCGTGGTTAGAACGATTGATTAA
- the cobJ gene encoding precorrin-3B C(17)-methyltransferase, with amino-acid sequence MKLSVVGIGPGGQEYILPFAQSVLADADVVIGYHYYFQFIEHLLKENCECIGKELTEEEARAVLAVNACEKGKHVVVISSGDAGIYAMASLVYQYASTQTDKDIDLQTIPGISAFIASAGKLGAPLGHDFCCISLSDLMTPWTTIENRIYAAAKGDFVTSLYNPRSKKRFWQLDRLKEIFLEYRNPATPVAIIRQVTRPDEHITITTLGEFETEMVDMFSLVMIGNSQTYQFKNFLVTPRGYLARKPHTGQEIQEESFRQIEGNLQRNDLAENDKWAVMRCIHTTADFEYEDLYIANGDAINRWNTYLKNGGTIITDVTMVQSGITKAFSKEYNNQVLCYLNDPEATALAEKENITRSQAGIRLALQKHPEALYVIGNAPTALFEICEQIIEQKCNPIGVVGAPVGFVNVIESKLKLQALLTIPYVIIKGRKGGSNVAASIVNAAFTVHTKNNYQDGKREVV; translated from the coding sequence ATGAAATTAAGCGTAGTAGGCATAGGCCCTGGAGGACAAGAATATATTTTACCTTTTGCACAAAGTGTTTTAGCAGATGCCGATGTGGTTATAGGTTATCATTATTATTTTCAATTTATTGAACACTTGCTAAAAGAAAACTGTGAGTGTATAGGTAAAGAATTAACCGAGGAAGAAGCACGTGCTGTTTTAGCAGTCAATGCCTGTGAAAAAGGGAAACACGTAGTGGTAATAAGCTCAGGCGATGCGGGAATTTATGCAATGGCATCTTTAGTTTATCAATATGCCAGTACACAAACAGATAAGGATATAGACTTACAAACTATTCCAGGAATTAGTGCCTTTATTGCTTCAGCAGGAAAATTAGGAGCGCCACTAGGACACGATTTTTGTTGTATTTCATTATCTGATTTAATGACTCCTTGGACAACTATTGAAAATAGAATTTATGCCGCTGCTAAAGGTGATTTTGTAACTTCATTATACAACCCAAGAAGCAAAAAACGTTTTTGGCAACTCGATCGATTAAAAGAAATTTTCTTAGAATATCGTAATCCAGCTACACCTGTAGCGATAATCCGCCAAGTAACACGCCCTGACGAACATATTACTATCACCACTTTGGGTGAATTTGAAACCGAAATGGTGGATATGTTTTCGCTGGTAATGATAGGAAACTCACAAACCTATCAGTTCAAAAATTTCTTGGTGACACCTAGAGGATATTTGGCACGAAAACCACATACTGGACAAGAAATTCAGGAGGAAAGTTTTCGTCAAATAGAAGGAAATTTACAACGAAACGATCTTGCTGAAAATGATAAATGGGCAGTAATGCGTTGCATTCATACCACTGCCGATTTTGAATATGAGGATCTTTATATAGCTAATGGAGATGCTATAAATAGATGGAATACTTATCTTAAAAACGGTGGCACTATTATAACCGATGTTACAATGGTACAATCAGGTATTACCAAAGCGTTTTCAAAAGAATATAATAACCAAGTGCTATGCTATTTGAATGATCCTGAAGCAACCGCTTTAGCCGAAAAAGAGAATATCACACGTAGCCAAGCAGGAATTAGATTAGCCTTACAAAAACATCCAGAAGCTTTGTATGTTATAGGTAATGCTCCTACAGCCTTATTTGAAATTTGCGAACAAATAATAGAACAAAAATGTAACCCTATAGGAGTTGTAGGTGCTCCAGTAGGATTTGTTAATGTAATAGAATCAAAATTAAAGTTACAAGCTTTGTTAACCATTCCTTATGTTATCATCAAAGGGCGTAAAGGAGGAAGTAATGTAGCAGCAAGTATCGTGAATGCAGCTTTTACAGTACATACAAAAAATAATTATCAGGATGGAAAAAGGGAAGTTGTTTAG
- a CDS encoding precorrin-2 C(20)-methyltransferase, whose translation MKKGKIYAVSLGPGDPELITLKGLKILEKADKIYYPGSLLTNGKTTSFSLPILQYHQLDERKLVGMFLQMSDDRSQAEATYWATFQSIVQDYDKGLTIAFVSEGDSLFYSTFAYLLEHLQKHQLEVEIIAGVPSFILGAAQHQMPLAILNEKIVIIPRIQHIAELEKSLQDNDTVVLIKIRSVFHKLSSF comes from the coding sequence ATGAAAAAAGGAAAGATTTATGCCGTTTCGTTAGGGCCTGGTGATCCAGAATTGATTACGTTGAAAGGATTAAAAATTCTAGAAAAGGCGGATAAAATTTATTATCCAGGTTCTTTATTGACTAATGGGAAAACAACAAGCTTTTCGTTACCTATTTTACAATACCATCAATTAGATGAACGTAAATTAGTTGGGATGTTTCTTCAAATGTCTGATGATCGCTCACAAGCTGAAGCTACTTATTGGGCTACTTTTCAATCCATCGTACAAGACTATGATAAGGGGTTGACTATTGCTTTTGTAAGTGAAGGTGATAGTTTGTTTTACAGCACCTTTGCTTATCTTTTGGAACATCTACAAAAACACCAGTTAGAGGTCGAAATTATAGCAGGAGTTCCTTCATTTATCTTAGGAGCGGCACAACATCAAATGCCTTTAGCTATTTTAAATGAAAAGATTGTTATTATCCCAAGAATCCAGCATATAGCTGAATTAGAAAAATCATTACAAGATAATGATACGGTGGTTCTTATTAAGATAAGAAGTGTCTTTCATAAATTAAGTTCTTTTTAG
- a CDS encoding sirohydrochlorin chelatase, whose translation MLICGHGSRDPEGVTGFKELVRLLKLRYPNYEVDYGFLEFSHPVYAAAVERLYTNGVREIIAIPAILFAGSHAKNDIPYEMNAIQSQYPDLKITLGKHFGITPSILQLSKKLIENIEVTLPSIDRKETCLLVVGRGTADPDANSDIAKMTRMLWEGMGFGFATTTYIGVTQPLLNDSLVLVDKLPFKRVVVLPVFLFTGVLLKKYIRK comes from the coding sequence ATTCTAATTTGCGGACACGGCAGTCGTGATCCCGAAGGTGTAACTGGATTTAAAGAATTAGTACGTCTTTTAAAATTACGTTATCCTAACTATGAAGTAGATTACGGGTTTCTAGAATTTTCTCATCCAGTATATGCTGCCGCTGTAGAACGTTTGTATACAAATGGAGTACGTGAAATTATTGCTATTCCTGCAATTCTTTTTGCTGGAAGTCATGCAAAAAACGACATACCATACGAAATGAATGCAATACAAAGTCAGTACCCTGATTTAAAAATTACATTAGGGAAACATTTTGGAATCACTCCTTCTATATTGCAACTTTCAAAAAAATTAATAGAAAACATAGAGGTAACCTTGCCCAGTATTGATAGAAAAGAAACCTGCTTGTTAGTAGTAGGTCGTGGTACTGCCGATCCTGATGCTAATTCAGATATTGCAAAAATGACCCGAATGCTTTGGGAAGGTATGGGTTTTGGCTTTGCTACAACTACATACATAGGAGTTACACAACCTTTATTAAATGATAGTTTAGTTTTAGTAGATAAACTCCCTTTTAAACGAGTAGTGGTTTTACCAGTGTTTTTATTTACAGGAGTTTTATTAAAAAAATATATTCGCAAGTAG
- a CDS encoding NAD-dependent epimerase/dehydratase family protein has protein sequence MKRQKISILGCGWLGLPLAENLVKKGFYVNGSTTSYDKITLLKEKGVQPYLISITNTAIEGPEIVNFLDSDILIINFPPKRRADVIAFHTGQIEQLLSEILKSNIKKVLFISSTSVYPDTNGVVTETELQLPEKESGKALLLVEKMLLEQTQFETTIVRFSGLIGYDRMPGRFLAGKKEVENGEAPINVIHQDDCIAIIENIIEKEIWGELFNASTDIHPKRREYYELAAEKIGLEKPTFATTQNLTYKIINSEKLKTRLNYQFKYPNPLDLLNEE, from the coding sequence ATGAAAAGACAAAAAATAAGTATATTAGGTTGCGGTTGGTTAGGTTTACCTTTAGCCGAAAATTTAGTGAAAAAAGGTTTTTACGTAAATGGTTCTACAACCAGTTATGATAAAATAACTTTACTAAAAGAAAAAGGAGTTCAACCTTATCTTATTTCAATAACTAATACCGCTATTGAAGGTCCAGAAATAGTAAATTTTCTAGATTCTGATATTTTAATTATTAATTTCCCGCCTAAGCGAAGAGCAGATGTTATTGCTTTTCACACAGGTCAGATAGAGCAATTATTATCTGAAATTTTGAAAAGTAATATTAAAAAAGTGCTTTTTATAAGCTCTACTTCTGTATATCCTGATACTAATGGAGTTGTGACTGAAACAGAGTTACAATTACCTGAAAAAGAGAGCGGAAAAGCATTGCTTTTAGTAGAAAAAATGTTACTCGAACAAACTCAATTTGAAACTACGATAGTCCGTTTTTCAGGATTAATTGGCTATGATCGTATGCCAGGACGTTTTTTAGCAGGTAAGAAAGAGGTAGAAAATGGTGAGGCACCTATAAATGTAATTCATCAAGATGATTGTATCGCTATTATTGAAAACATTATAGAAAAAGAAATTTGGGGCGAATTATTTAATGCAAGTACAGATATACATCCTAAAAGAAGAGAATATTACGAACTAGCAGCTGAAAAAATTGGGTTAGAAAAGCCTACATTTGCTACCACTCAAAATTTGACATATAAAATTATTAATTCAGAAAAGTTAAAAACACGATTAAACTATCAGTTTAAATATCCTAATCCGTTGGATCTATTAAATGAAGAGTAG